The Psilocybe cubensis strain MGC-MH-2018 chromosome 7, whole genome shotgun sequence genome has a window encoding:
- a CDS encoding Transcription factor SMP1 — protein sequence MGRRKIEIQPITHERNRSVTFLKRKNGLFKKAYELGVLCSVDVAVIIFEERPGHHVKLYQYGSADIHDIVQRHLRHDGEKDTRGPQDFSGNNSAKLDDIGEDDDGDDDDDDIPRGKRRHDGKMKSGGDMVTGNVDYSSGHRNLPIAQPPPLSLHGLSSQSTGGGRPTLPVSDSRSMDMRDNKRNSQRPSLHLGHSRSPSDDVNSGNGNYPYYPGQNSGAFARSGQYGHHSSQGPHHPGGGGGGGGGGGGGGHHSGGPQYQPFFPVSGQHNSPPSSFIPLQTSSDFSRGPSSRGGGGGGGGPGFGIPSRSSDLYPGILRNQSSTSSQSTGPGGSGGGNGDLFAAFLDADEQSRHQSHSGGGPSLVGLDWPVHNTSGGGGGSSGGPSGPSSSVPHLSSSSAAAPSPVSVSVLGGPGGSSSSGNWLDFLSGNNNNNNNSNNNGNGNGNVGGGRDALSWERGGEHRGGGGISDIFGGGQHAERGRSNSIVGIGVGVLGGVGKHAHTKIEEDSGGFSGPGGILASPASLTGRIGIKSDVLKDG from the exons ATGGGCAGAAGAAAGATCGAAATACAACCCATCACG CACGAACGAAACCGTTCTGTCACCTTTTTAAAG CGCAAGAACGGCCTCTTCAAAAAGGCGTACGAGCTCGGCGTTCTCTGTTCCGTCGACGTCGCCGTCATCATCTTTG AGGAACGACCAGGACACCATGTAAAGCTCTACCAGTACGGGAGCGCCGACATCCACGACATCGTCCAGAGGCATCTTAGG CACGACGGTGAGAAAGACACCCGTGGGCCCCAGGATTTCTCGGGCAACAACAGCGCAAAGCTCGACGACATCGGCGAGGACGACGAtggtgacgacgacgacgacgatatccCGCGTGGGAAGCGAAGGCACGACGGAAAGATGAAGTCGGGCGGCGACATGGTTACGGGCAAC GTCGATTACTCCTCTGGACACCGTAATCTTCCAATCGCGCAACCACCACCTCTCTCGCTGCATGGTCTTTCTTCTCAATCTACCGGCGGTGGTCGACCCACCCTCCCCGTCTCGGACTCACGCAGCATGGACATGCGGGACAACAAGCGCAACAGCCAGCGGCCGAGCCTCCATCTAGGCCACAGCCGCTCTCCCTCGGACGACGTCAACTCTGGCAACGGCAACTACCCCTACTACCCCGGACAAAACTCAGGCGCCTTCGCCCGCTCAGGGCAATACGGCCACCACTCGTCCCAGGGCCCGCACCACCCAGGCGGTGGtgggggcggcggcggcgggggagggggaggcgGGCACCATAGCGGCGGCCCGCAGTACCAGCCGTTCTTCCCCGTCTCTGGCCAACACAACTCGCCCCCGTCGTCATTCATCCCTCTGCAGACCTCGTCAGACTTCTCCCGCGGTCCCTCGTcgcgcggcggcggcggcggcggcggtggacCAGGCTTTGGCATCCCGTCACGCAGCAGCGATCTCTACCCCGGCATACTGCGCAACCAGTCTTCGACCTCGTCGCAGTCTACAGGCCCCGGCGGGAGCGGCGGGGGGAATGGGGACCTGTTCGCCGCTTTTTTGGACGCGGACGAGCAGAGCCGCCACCAGAGCCACTCGGGGGGCGGTCCGAGTCTTGTTGGGCTGGACTGGCCGGTGCACAACACGAGCGGTGGTGGGGGCGGGTCGTCGGGCGGACCCTCTGGGCCGTCTAGCTCAG TACCGCAcctctcctcgtcgtcggcgGCCGCACCGTCGCctgtgtcggtgtcggtgctCGGTGGTCCGgggggcagcagcagctcggGCAACTGGCTCGACTTTCTTTCTGGTAACAATAATAACAATAACAATAGTAACAACAATGgcaatggaaatggaaacgTGGGAGGCGGGCGCGATGCGTTATCGTGggaacgcggtggcgagCATAGGGGGGGTGGTGGTATATCGGATATATTCGGTGGAGGACAACATGCTGAGCGCGGGAGGTCGAATAGTATTGTGGGcattggtgttggtgttctAGGTGGGGTGGGGAAACATGCGCATACGAAGATTGAGGAGGACTCGGGCGGGTTCAGTGGGCCTGGAGGCATTTTGGCGTCCCCTGCGAGCTTGACTGGGAGGATTGGGATCAAGTCGGATGTCTTGAAGGATGGGTGA
- a CDS encoding Vegetative incompatibility protein HET-E-1 — translation MDNEAYLYGLRTSFNMFRSETSLRYPRNRDLNADFDPESYLIQNTDDMVSSFIRNTIPLRLIKTDTLEFVTPYEVQQEAMDGIRAAIAAQLRYALEKVAATSDFEPEAQDIIDVLEGLVTGAVKETVRYSILSHRWDAGELDMKDMHVISKITLADIQHVKNSSSGLVPKESLLTALAKAALNAPLEDSDVPKQPIIDALKCLVEDPKFGALNNGPSTRFNGFHKLVHFCYVSLNEHGHKYAWIDTCCIDKTSSAELDESIRSMFKWYLQSSMCIIHLGRSACGSGAGKKDEPDDWTSDPWFTRGWTLQELLAPKAVKFYDANWERLTDDLNDKALPVISGIGSDSDSILQIVSRITSIPIPDLVGFTPGKDNIRNRLRWASNRKTTRVEDQAYCLLGIFDVDMSIAYGEGDNAFHRLQVAIIGESSDRSVFLWGGRHSRKSTMLAKEPACFAWPYPVLMHDFDESQRDSSIDPTFMLTNHGLKIAVSLYNEHFTRRWLLDSHESYRPRNVPPQLDMLASQDYRLAVLGYSKPGGREKRGAPAVAVVMLLLRVESVNNVYYTRHPLVPQLGYFMEPPGAPEVIFIR, via the exons ATG GACAACGAAGCCTATCTTTATGGGCTGAGAACTTCATTCAACATGTTT AGGAGTGAGACATCTCTACGGTACCCGAGAAACC GAGACCTCAACGCTGACTTCGATCCTGAAA GTTACCTCATACAAA ACACCGACGACATGGTTTCCAGCTTCATCAGGAATACGATACCTCTACGTCTGATAAAAACAGACACTCTGGAGTTTGTCACACCCTATGAGGTACAGCAGGAGGCAATGGATGGTATCCGGGCGGCCATCGCAGCACAGCTCAGATATGCGCTAGAGAAAGTAGCCGCCACGTCGGACTTTGAGCCTGAAGCGCAGGACATAATCGACGTTCTCGAGGGCCTCGTAACGGGAGCTGTAAAGGAGACCGTACGCTACTCGATTCTGTCCCATCGATGGGACGCAGGTGAGCTTGATATGAAAGATATGCATGTCATCTCAAAGATCACATTGGCGGACATCCAACATGTCAAGAATTCTTCTTCAGGACTTGTGCCAAAGGAGAGCCTGTTGACGGCTTTAGCAAAAGCAGCTTTGAATGCACCACTTGAAGACTCAGATGTACCAAAACAACCTATAATTGATGCGCTCAAGTGTCTCGTGGAAGATCCTAAATTTGGTGCGTTAAATAATGGTCCGTCTACGCGATTCAATGGATTCCACAAGCTGGTTCATTTTTGTTATGTTTCTCTCAATGAACATGGACACAAATACGCATGGATAGACACGTGCTGCATCGACAAGACCAGCAGTGCAGAGCTCGACGAATCCATCCGGTCCATGTTCAAGTGGTATCTGCAGTCGAGCATGTGCATAATTCACCTTGGGAGGTCAGCGTGTGGCTCAGGTGCAGGAAAGAAAGATGAGCCAGATGATTGGACATCTGACCCGTGGTTTACGAGGGGATGGACGCTGCAGGAGCTGTTGGCTCCCAAAGCTGTCAAATTCTATGACGCAAACTGGGAGAGGCTTACAGATGACCTGAACGATAAGGCACTGCCTGTCATTAGTGGCATCGGCAGCGACTCCGACTCGATATTGCAGATAGTTTCGAGGATCACATCCATTCCAATTCCCGATCTAGTTGGATTTACGCCTGGAAAGGACAACATTCGCAACAGGCTGCGTTGGGCATCGAACAGAAAAACGACACGGGTGGAAGATCAGGCATATTGCTTGCTGGGTATCTTCGATGTGGACATGTCAATCGCATATGGGGAGGGCGACAACGCATTTCACAGATTACAAGTCGCCATTATCGGAGAATCGAGTGATCGCAGCGTCTTCCTATGGGGCGGACGGCATTCTAGAAAGTCAACGATGCTCGCAAAAGAGCCCGCCTGCTTCGCGTGGCCATATCCCGTGCTCATGCATGATTTTGATGAGTCACAGAGGGATTCTTCAATCGACCCAACTTTCATGCTTACCAACCACGGCTTGAAAATCGCTGTATCGCTGTACAACGAACATTTTACACGGAGATGGCTCCTTGATTCGCATGAGAGTTATCGACCACGGAATGTACCACCGCAACTGGATATGCTAGCTTCTCAGGACTATAGGTTGGCGGTTTTGGGTTACAGCAAACCCGGTGGAAGAGAGAAGCGGGGGGCGCCCGCCGTTGCCGTTGTGATGCTTTTATTGAGGGTTGAGTCGGTGAACAATGTATACTACACAAGGCACCCATTGGTTCCACAGCTTGGATATTTCATGGAACCACCCGGCGCCCCTGAAGTCATATTTATCAGATAA